A single window of Oreochromis aureus strain Israel breed Guangdong linkage group 5, ZZ_aureus, whole genome shotgun sequence DNA harbors:
- the LOC116336007 gene encoding A-agglutinin anchorage subunit-like isoform X2 codes for MKKESPTTKVNSPCTMTTALSLSNPSASNNTTPVTPPSEVPNLQNPTSQKKKKTSESRATTTKSTSTTTTAKPQQDSSPSTTVNLPTKSESSLTTARASTSTSTVDSPSAESSLSSFSVSTSTTSVISPSGMWTLTVVLVVVGSGVTVGAILLVLALFRSKRRTEGYSLKRTRTNIQDDFVCMTNIDPGRMLTEGDDGAYSVITSIPGASCATGTEKLNKPERKEQDSDIYHPYATISEKPAAPVSQDMTYSMLQAH; via the exons ATGAAGAAAGAATCACCAACAACCAAAGTGAACTCACCATGCACCATGACCACAG cactgAGTCTCAGCAATCCCAGTGCTTCCAATAATACCACTCCTGTAACCCCACCATCAG AAGTTCCAAATCTTCAAAACCCTAcctcacaaaagaaaaagaaaacatcag AATCAAGAGCGACCACCACAAAGTCAACATCTACCACAACCACAG CAAAACCGCAGCAAGATTCTTCCCCCTCTACCACTGTGAACTTACCGACTAAGTCAG AATCAAGTCTCACGACAGCCAGGGCTTCCACTTCTACCAGTACTGTGGACTCACCATCAG CAGAATCGAGTCTCAgcagtttcagtgtttccacTTCTACCACTTCTGTCATCTCACCATCAG GAATGTGGACACTGACTGTTGTGTTGGTCGTCGTTGGTTCTGGTGTAACTGTGGGTGCCATCTTATTGGTACTGGCACTTTTCAGATCTAAAAGAAGAACGG AGGGATATTCTCTAAAGAG GACAAGAACCAACATCCAAG ATGACTTTGTGTGCATGACAAATATTGACCCTGGAAGAATG TTAACTGAAGGTGATGATGGAGCCTACAGTGTGATCACTTCAATACCCGGTGCCAGCTGTGCTACCG GTACTGAGAAACTGAACAAACCAGAAAGGAAAGAGCAAGAT tcTGATATTTATCATCCATACGCCACCATCTCTGAGAAACCAGCTGCACCAGTCTCACAGGACATGACCTACAGCATGCTGCAGGCACATTGA
- the LOC116336007 gene encoding A-agglutinin anchorage subunit-like isoform X1, translating to MKKESPTTKVNSPCTMTTALSLSNPSASNNTTPVTPPSEVPNLQNPTSQKKKKTSESRATTTKSTSTTTTAKPQQDSSPSTTVNLPTKSAESSLTTARASTSTSTVDSPSAESSLSSFSVSTSTTSVISPSGMWTLTVVLVVVGSGVTVGAILLVLALFRSKRRTEGYSLKRTRTNIQDDFVCMTNIDPGRMLTEGDDGAYSVITSIPGASCATGTEKLNKPERKEQDSDIYHPYATISEKPAAPVSQDMTYSMLQAH from the exons ATGAAGAAAGAATCACCAACAACCAAAGTGAACTCACCATGCACCATGACCACAG cactgAGTCTCAGCAATCCCAGTGCTTCCAATAATACCACTCCTGTAACCCCACCATCAG AAGTTCCAAATCTTCAAAACCCTAcctcacaaaagaaaaagaaaacatcag AATCAAGAGCGACCACCACAAAGTCAACATCTACCACAACCACAG CAAAACCGCAGCAAGATTCTTCCCCCTCTACCACTGTGAACTTACCGACTAAGTCAG CAGAATCAAGTCTCACGACAGCCAGGGCTTCCACTTCTACCAGTACTGTGGACTCACCATCAG CAGAATCGAGTCTCAgcagtttcagtgtttccacTTCTACCACTTCTGTCATCTCACCATCAG GAATGTGGACACTGACTGTTGTGTTGGTCGTCGTTGGTTCTGGTGTAACTGTGGGTGCCATCTTATTGGTACTGGCACTTTTCAGATCTAAAAGAAGAACGG AGGGATATTCTCTAAAGAG GACAAGAACCAACATCCAAG ATGACTTTGTGTGCATGACAAATATTGACCCTGGAAGAATG TTAACTGAAGGTGATGATGGAGCCTACAGTGTGATCACTTCAATACCCGGTGCCAGCTGTGCTACCG GTACTGAGAAACTGAACAAACCAGAAAGGAAAGAGCAAGAT tcTGATATTTATCATCCATACGCCACCATCTCTGAGAAACCAGCTGCACCAGTCTCACAGGACATGACCTACAGCATGCTGCAGGCACATTGA
- the LOC120440399 gene encoding location of vulva defective 1-like isoform X2 encodes MAGHLLFVILMSFVHEIQAQAFLPPTLTVNTTVISERDLVTFHCQAPTSVSVQQCFFYTVEKNTSKAFSCLQNFTATELLLMSHQSSPAEVKVKCFYTGELNSTSAHSEPSSITIQSQKPQMRVQHFNGEQVQFVCSLPGSVKDDTRCNLYFGEASRSVLTATVWKKSSTETKQRFCQFYVSIDDFLRHLHFVQQKEASCDYTLKREPRSLSPRSDQYNLTAILESESPKINKPSSIMTTAESSLSKPTTSSSTTSVNSPSGLTTILSAASDVDTRPKTAQYMTSGASTTAILESESPKINKPSSIMTTAESSLSRPSASTSTTSVNSPSGLAALNLSPTTGVNTPVKTTEYITSRDSTTESSLSSASASSPTTSVNSPADSYKTNATTTITTVKAEASIWKLAVAVTGFGVTMGIILLVLGLLTFKRRSETCPQSRTKATSPGDFISMTKMNHGRMLPAGNDGGSSVITSVPDDNCLNSTLPPAENTSCTGEKLNLEQTKNEDSDIYHVYATISEETDPPDSQDMIYSMLNAH; translated from the exons ATGGCTGGACACCTTCTGTTTGTCATCCTCATGT CTTTCGTTCATGAGATTCAAGCACAAG cttttcttccACCAACACTGACAGTGAACACAACAGTGATCTCAGAGAGAGACTTGGTCACATTTCACTGTCAGGCACCAACATCTGTCTCAGTTCAACAGTGTTTTTTCTACACTGTGGAGAAAAATACTTCCAAAGCCTTCTCATGCCTGCAGAATTTCACTGCAACAGAACTGTTGTTAATGTCACATCAGAGTTCACCTGCTGAAGTTAAAGTGAAATGTTTTTACACTGGAGAACTAAATTCAACGTCTGCGCACAGTGAACCATCCTCCATCACTATACAAA GTCAGAAACCACAGATGAGAGTTCAGCATTTTAATGGAGAACAAGTTCAGTTTGTTTGCTCTCTGCCTGGATCTGTGAAAGATGATACAAGATGTAATCTGTACTTTGGAGAAGCAAGTCGTTCAGTCCTGACAGCAACTGTCTGGAAGAAAAGCAGCACAGAAACCAAACAGAGGTTCTGCCAGTTTTATGTCTCAATTGATGATTTTTTGAGACATCTACATTTTGTTCAACAAAAAGAAGCCAGCTGTGATTACACTTTGAAAAGGGAACCCAGGTCTTTGTCTCCTCGCAGTGATCAATACAACTTAACAG CTATTCTGGAAAGTGAATCACCAAAGATCAACAAACCATCATCTATCATGACCACAG CAGAATCAAGTCTCAGCAAACCCACTACTTCATCTTCTACCACTTCAGTGAACTCACCATCAG GATTAACTACTATTCTCAGTGCTGCAAGTGATGTGGACACTCGTCCCAAAACAGCTCAGTATATGACATCAGGAGCCAGTACTACAG CTATTCTGGAAAGTGAATCACCAAAGATCAACAAACCATCATCTATCATGACCACAG CAGAATCAAGTCTCAGCAGACCCAGTGCTTCAACTTCTACCACTTCAGTGAACTCACCATCAG GACTGGCTGCTCTTAATCTCAGCCCTACAACTGGTGTGAACACTCCTGTCAAAACAACTGAGTATATAACCTCACGAGACAGTACTACAG AGTCGAGTCTCAGCAGTGCTAGCGCTTCCAGTCCTACCACGTCTGTGAATTCTCCTGCAG atTCATACAAGACTAATGCTACAACGACTATTACTACAGTCAAAG CAGAAGCATCGATATGGAAGTTGGCGGTAGCTGTGACTGGATTTGGAGTAACCATGGGTATCATCTTACTGGTGCTGGGGCTTCTCACattcaaaagaagaagtg AAACATGTCCTCAAAGCAG GACAAAGGCAACATCACCAG GTGATTTTATATCAATGACTAAAATGAACCATGGAAGAATG TTACCTGCAGGTAATGATGGAGGCTCCAGTGTGATCACGTCAGTACCTGATGACAACTGTCTTAATA gtacactacccccagctgaaaacacttcatgtacCG GAGAGAAACTAAACTTGGAACAGACAAAAAATGAAGAT TCTGACATTTACCATGTGTACGCCACCATCTCTGAAGAAACAGATCCACCAGATTCACAGGACATGATATACAGCATGCTGAATGCACACTGA